The genomic window AATGCTGTTAAATCTATGTTAATCATTTTTATCTGCCGTTAATTCATCTGGCAATTTAACGACTATGTCCATGTCTGTTTTTAAATCAATGTTTTGTTTGTCTGCCGGTTTAATATCAAGTCTGTCAAGCACATCTTTTATCGCTTGCAAGCGTACTAATTCAGATCGTGCACAAAGTAATTTGTCTAATTCTCTCAGTGCTTTGGAGGACATACTCATGAGCTTACGT from Thermoanaerobacterium sp. PSU-2 includes these protein-coding regions:
- a CDS encoding phBC6A51 family helix-turn-helix protein; this translates as MSLTKKQLEAAKLIAEGNMTDEEIAKACSIGRTTLYRWKKQEEFRQAIDNFTAEMKKDIERKLMSMSSKALRELDKLLCARSELVRLQAIKDVLDRLDIKPADKQNIDLKTDMDIVVKLPDELTADKND